One genomic window of Sporosarcina ureae includes the following:
- a CDS encoding ABC transporter permease, with protein MISKWVGKRMVMGIVVLFIVSFLSFFIMQAAPGDPAAAFYGGNAQTLTTAEKERITRAYALDRPVAEQYVAWLGETVKGNLGISSKEGRPVSDIIVERLPNTLLLFSVTMFFIVMGSLWLGTVAGMKAGSMWDKGLSTFSIATSSIPAFWLGILFIYFFAVNLGILPSSGSGDVEGTGGVIDKIRHLIMPAGVLIVTHVGIYARFLQESIKIENGQYYVKVARANGVMERFIRKGIVRNASIPYLNYIAMTIPSFFGGSIIVESLFAWPGLGQLTVKAVATKDYPLLMGSIMVTGILVVMTLFIVDLIMYAMDPKLRKGGIR; from the coding sequence ATGATCAGTAAATGGGTAGGGAAGCGAATGGTGATGGGGATTGTAGTCCTCTTCATCGTTAGCTTCCTCTCTTTTTTCATTATGCAAGCAGCGCCTGGAGATCCTGCTGCGGCTTTTTATGGAGGCAATGCGCAGACGTTAACCACAGCTGAAAAAGAACGCATTACCCGTGCGTATGCATTAGACCGTCCGGTAGCTGAGCAGTACGTTGCTTGGCTAGGTGAAACAGTTAAAGGGAATTTAGGGATTTCTTCCAAAGAAGGTAGACCCGTTTCCGACATCATCGTGGAACGGCTACCGAACACGCTACTATTATTTAGCGTAACGATGTTTTTTATTGTCATGGGTTCCCTTTGGCTTGGCACAGTGGCGGGTATGAAGGCAGGTTCTATGTGGGATAAAGGTCTTTCCACATTTAGTATCGCAACGTCTTCCATACCTGCCTTTTGGCTTGGTATTCTGTTCATCTACTTCTTTGCTGTGAATCTAGGGATTCTTCCTTCTTCTGGGTCGGGTGATGTAGAGGGTACTGGCGGTGTGATCGATAAAATCCGTCATCTCATCATGCCTGCGGGTGTGCTGATTGTAACGCATGTAGGGATTTATGCACGTTTTCTGCAGGAAAGTATCAAGATAGAAAACGGTCAATACTATGTGAAGGTGGCACGCGCAAATGGTGTAATGGAAAGGTTCATTCGAAAAGGAATCGTGCGTAACGCCTCCATTCCTTATTTGAATTACATCGCTATGACCATTCCGTCGTTCTTTGGTGGTTCTATTATTGTGGAATCATTGTTTGCTTGGCCTGGATTAGGGCAATTGACGGTCAAAGCAGTCGCAACGAAGGATTACCCATTGTTAATGGGCAGCATCATGGTGACGGGCATCCTAGTCGTGATGACATTATTTATTGTCGATCTCATTATGTACGCTATGGATCCGAAGTTGCGTAAAGGAGGTATCCGGTAA
- a CDS encoding ABC transporter substrate-binding protein, whose translation MFTLNKKMLVLFMVLVLIVAGCSKKEDVKEATPTKENRLIYASEEEFEGLNPILEETNLDALLFRGVMRFDENNKVGTDIADSFDVSEDKLTYTFTLKEGITFHDGKELTAEDVVFTIESIMDDQNASFLKSDFEEVKSTKTLDKYTVEVTLKQPFTPLLDKLTVPILPKHAFEGVDMRTADFNSHPIGAGPYKFDNWDRGNALTLQAYSDFFGTKPSIEKVIFKFIPDSNVRALQLKSGEVDVALLDPVQVENLQKEENLTIYDMESSDYRGILFNMNLDFWKDVNVRRAFSYATDREQIVKGILKGHGSVAYSPLQNHEFHNDQIEKYTYDVEKANALLDEAGWIEKEDGMRYKDGEKLSFTITTPASDTVRTNMANYVAEGFKDIGADVKVAALDWSAITIEDADAFMVGWGSPYDADHHTHILFHTNESSINSTGYNYGNYSNEKVDELLEKGRTTTDPDERKAIYMQFQEELAKDPAFDFIAYENAVYGINKNVSGVKERTLGHHGSGFLWNVEEWKWNDQ comes from the coding sequence ATGTTTACATTAAATAAGAAAATGCTTGTACTTTTTATGGTACTTGTGTTGATTGTGGCAGGTTGTAGTAAAAAAGAGGATGTTAAAGAAGCAACTCCAACTAAAGAGAATCGCCTCATTTATGCTTCTGAAGAAGAGTTCGAAGGGCTAAACCCGATCCTCGAAGAAACGAACTTAGATGCATTATTGTTTCGTGGAGTCATGCGATTTGATGAAAATAATAAAGTAGGTACGGACATCGCAGACTCGTTCGATGTATCAGAGGATAAACTTACGTATACGTTTACGTTAAAAGAAGGTATTACATTCCATGATGGGAAAGAACTTACAGCAGAAGATGTAGTGTTCACGATAGAAAGTATTATGGATGATCAAAACGCTTCATTTTTGAAATCTGATTTTGAAGAAGTGAAATCTACCAAAACGCTGGATAAATATACTGTAGAAGTTACATTAAAACAGCCATTTACACCTTTACTAGACAAGTTAACTGTACCCATCCTTCCGAAACATGCTTTTGAAGGAGTCGATATGAGAACGGCGGACTTTAACAGCCATCCGATTGGTGCGGGACCATATAAGTTTGATAATTGGGACCGTGGCAATGCGTTGACACTACAGGCCTATAGCGACTTTTTTGGAACGAAGCCTTCGATTGAAAAAGTGATATTCAAGTTTATTCCGGATAGTAATGTCCGTGCACTTCAGTTGAAGTCGGGTGAAGTGGATGTTGCACTTTTGGATCCTGTACAAGTTGAAAACTTGCAAAAAGAAGAGAACTTGACTATTTACGATATGGAGTCGTCCGATTACCGTGGCATTTTATTCAATATGAATTTGGACTTTTGGAAAGATGTTAATGTGCGTCGTGCGTTTAGTTATGCAACCGATCGAGAACAAATCGTAAAAGGTATTTTAAAAGGACATGGTTCTGTTGCCTATTCACCATTGCAAAACCATGAATTCCATAATGATCAAATAGAAAAGTACACATATGACGTGGAAAAAGCGAATGCGCTGTTAGATGAAGCAGGTTGGATAGAAAAAGAGGACGGTATGCGTTACAAAGACGGAGAAAAACTATCCTTTACGATTACTACACCGGCAAGCGATACTGTTCGTACGAACATGGCAAATTACGTTGCCGAAGGTTTTAAGGACATCGGTGCGGATGTAAAAGTAGCTGCACTTGACTGGAGCGCGATTACGATTGAAGACGCAGATGCGTTCATGGTGGGTTGGGGCAGTCCCTATGACGCGGATCATCATACGCATATATTGTTCCATACGAATGAATCGAGTATAAATAGCACCGGTTATAACTATGGTAATTATTCGAATGAAAAAGTGGACGAACTACTTGAAAAAGGACGTACCACGACGGATCCGGATGAACGGAAAGCAATTTATATGCAGTTCCAAGAAGAATTAGCGAAAGATCCGGCATTTGACTTTATAGCCTACGAAAATGCAGTGTATGGTATAAACAAAAATGTAAGTGGTGTGAAAGAACGAACGCTAGGTCATCATGGATCTGGTTTCCTCTGGAACGTCGAGGAGTGGAAGTGGAATGATCAGTAA